The proteins below come from a single Plantactinospora sp. KBS50 genomic window:
- a CDS encoding siderophore-interacting protein: MITARDVELVWHDLTPRLLEVRRVTRLTPGMVRVTLGGEQLDGFRYAAPDDHVKVFFPAPGAELPVMPTLGEDGLEPPPPGAPLPTYRDYTVRYLRRDERELDIDFALHGHGPGASWAARARPGQRLGILGPRGSTMVPYTFDWYLLGADETALPALGAWLEALPAAATVLALAEVAGAAERQPVAREVTWLHRDRGESLADAVAALELPPGDGYVWIAGEATGLRPVRRDLRGRGLNRDWLEIDGYWKRGVVNLDHHEEDGE; this comes from the coding sequence ATGATCACCGCCCGCGACGTCGAACTCGTCTGGCACGACCTGACCCCGCGGCTGCTGGAGGTGCGCCGGGTCACCCGGCTGACCCCCGGCATGGTCCGGGTGACCCTCGGCGGCGAGCAGTTGGACGGTTTCCGCTACGCCGCGCCGGACGACCACGTGAAGGTCTTCTTTCCCGCGCCGGGCGCCGAACTGCCGGTGATGCCGACCCTGGGCGAGGACGGGCTGGAGCCGCCGCCGCCCGGCGCGCCGCTGCCGACCTACCGCGACTACACGGTCCGCTACCTGCGCCGGGACGAGCGCGAACTGGACATCGACTTCGCCCTGCACGGGCACGGCCCGGGGGCGTCCTGGGCGGCGCGGGCCCGGCCGGGGCAGCGGCTGGGGATTCTCGGTCCGCGGGGCTCCACGATGGTCCCGTACACCTTCGACTGGTACCTGCTGGGCGCGGACGAGACCGCGCTGCCGGCGCTGGGTGCCTGGCTGGAGGCGCTGCCCGCGGCGGCGACCGTGCTGGCCCTGGCCGAGGTGGCCGGTGCCGCCGAGCGGCAGCCGGTGGCCCGCGAGGTGACCTGGCTGCACCGCGACCGCGGTGAGTCGCTGGCGGACGCCGTCGCCGCGCTGGAACTGCCGCCGGGCGACGGCTACGTGTGGATCGCCGGCGAGGCGACCGGGCTCAGGCCGGTCCGCCGGGATCTGCGCGGGCGCGGGTTGAACCGGGACTGGCTGGAGATCGACGGCTATTGGAAGCGCGGCGTGGTGAACCTGGACCATCACGAGGAGGACGGCGAGTAG
- a CDS encoding alpha/beta fold hydrolase, producing the protein MPMIDLDGVRLSYADSGHGPAVLLIAGSGAPGRTWHLHQVPALCAAGFRVVTYDNRGVAPSDVPEQVRLADLVADAVGLIGRLGLGPCRVVGSSMGARVAAELCRERPELVDRAVLMATFARPSAFLSAMSAAERVRAASGVALPDEYRAMVRAAVNLSPRTIADDRRAQDWLDVFQLSPAEEDDGRPGRLVDGDTEDRTGAYGAIATPCLVLGFADDLVAPARGCREVAAAIPGARYVQIPDAGHYGYLEQPGPVNTALIDYLTTEDPA; encoded by the coding sequence ATGCCCATGATCGACCTGGACGGCGTCCGGCTCAGCTATGCCGACTCCGGTCACGGCCCGGCGGTGCTGCTCATCGCCGGCAGCGGCGCCCCGGGCCGCACCTGGCACCTGCACCAGGTGCCGGCGCTGTGCGCCGCCGGCTTCCGCGTGGTCACCTACGACAACCGGGGAGTCGCGCCCAGCGACGTGCCGGAGCAGGTACGCCTGGCCGACCTCGTCGCCGACGCGGTCGGGTTGATCGGTCGGCTCGGCCTGGGCCCGTGCCGGGTGGTCGGCTCGTCCATGGGCGCCCGGGTCGCCGCCGAGCTGTGCCGGGAACGCCCCGAACTGGTCGACCGGGCGGTGCTGATGGCCACCTTCGCGCGGCCCTCGGCGTTCCTGTCCGCGATGTCGGCGGCCGAGCGGGTCCGGGCCGCGTCCGGCGTCGCGCTGCCGGACGAGTACCGCGCGATGGTCCGGGCGGCGGTCAACCTGTCGCCGCGCACGATCGCGGACGACCGCCGGGCGCAGGACTGGCTGGACGTGTTCCAGCTCTCGCCGGCGGAGGAGGACGACGGCCGGCCGGGCCGGCTGGTGGACGGCGACACCGAGGACCGGACCGGGGCGTACGGCGCCATCGCGACGCCGTGCCTGGTGCTGGGCTTCGCCGACGACCTTGTCGCCCCGGCCCGCGGCTGCCGGGAGGTGGCCGCCGCGATTCCGGGGGCGCGCTACGTGCAGATCCCGGACGCCGGCCACTACGGCTACCTGGAGCAGCCCGGCCCGGTCAACACCGCGCTCATCGACTATCTGACCACGGAGGACCCCGCATGA
- a CDS encoding ABC transporter ATP-binding protein yields the protein MAEVRMLTEEPDQRRVLRRAWPHLRAHRAAMAGAIAVNLLSTLSLTLVPVAIGRAVDRLLDQDRTGLLVYAAAVIVLVVLRTVLLRWSELLLTRAGERVVHGLRDLVVERLGGTSLRFLEAHRGGELLQRSTVEIAEVATFVRSQLPDLISLGGYLLFTAIVLATSSWQLFGLLVLVFGPPVWLLGRRFRAAAARAYPVEAAAQARVAATFSESLLAREQLQLDAATSTWLARLRRDTDGYLGAARGAQRAATWIDGTWIAQGLTSAALLVAGGLLAGQGVVTIGVVVTFVLASRDLFGSVDDFAVVAGELLETRVGLARMLDLLAATEPTRDRRPPAGPASTVATGPAPAPRDATPGDGHGTPGRADGLLAEAVCYRYRADEPVLHDIRVHFAPGEHAGLVGETGSGKTTLAKLLCGLYLPDSGTVRLGGTDLAELDGAELRRRLVLIPQQVHLVAGTFADNLALAPGRPGRDDFARAAERLGLDGWVAGLPDGFDTALGRRGERFSAGERQLVGLIRAAMTDPEVLILDEATADLDPGTAHRIESALARLRAGRTVLVIAHRPSTIERLPRVVRLHAGRVVAEENQPCP from the coding sequence ATGGCTGAGGTGCGGATGCTGACCGAGGAGCCCGACCAGCGGCGGGTGTTGCGCCGGGCCTGGCCGCACCTGCGTGCCCACCGCGCGGCGATGGCCGGGGCGATCGCGGTCAACCTGCTCTCCACGCTGTCGCTCACGCTGGTGCCGGTGGCGATCGGCCGCGCGGTGGACCGGCTGCTCGACCAGGACCGGACCGGTCTGCTGGTGTACGCCGCCGCGGTGATCGTGCTGGTGGTGCTGCGGACGGTGCTGCTGCGCTGGTCGGAGCTGCTGCTCACCCGGGCCGGCGAGCGGGTCGTGCACGGTTTGCGGGACCTGGTGGTGGAGCGCCTCGGCGGCACCTCGCTGCGGTTCCTGGAGGCGCACCGCGGCGGCGAGCTGCTCCAGCGCTCCACGGTGGAGATCGCCGAGGTGGCCACCTTCGTCCGCTCCCAGCTGCCCGACCTGATCTCGCTTGGCGGCTATCTGCTGTTCACCGCGATCGTCCTGGCGACCTCGTCGTGGCAGCTGTTCGGCCTGCTGGTGCTGGTCTTCGGGCCGCCGGTGTGGCTGCTGGGCCGGCGGTTCCGCGCCGCCGCCGCCCGCGCGTACCCGGTGGAGGCCGCGGCCCAGGCGAGGGTGGCCGCGACCTTCTCGGAGAGCCTGCTGGCCCGCGAGCAGTTGCAGCTCGACGCGGCGACCAGCACCTGGCTGGCGCGGCTGCGCCGGGACACCGACGGCTACCTGGGCGCGGCCCGCGGCGCCCAGCGGGCCGCCACCTGGATCGACGGCACGTGGATCGCGCAGGGCCTGACCAGCGCGGCGCTGCTGGTGGCCGGCGGCCTGCTCGCCGGGCAGGGCGTGGTCACCATCGGCGTGGTGGTGACGTTCGTGCTGGCCAGCCGCGACCTGTTCGGCTCGGTGGACGACTTCGCGGTGGTCGCCGGCGAACTGCTGGAGACCCGGGTCGGCCTGGCCCGGATGCTGGACCTGCTGGCGGCCACCGAGCCGACGCGGGACCGCCGGCCACCGGCCGGGCCGGCGTCGACAGTGGCGACCGGGCCGGCGCCGGCACCCCGGGACGCGACCCCGGGCGACGGCCACGGGACACCGGGCCGGGCGGACGGGCTGCTGGCCGAGGCGGTGTGCTACCGCTACCGGGCGGACGAGCCGGTGCTGCACGACATCCGCGTCCACTTCGCCCCCGGCGAGCACGCCGGCCTGGTGGGCGAGACCGGTTCCGGCAAGACCACCCTGGCCAAGCTGCTCTGCGGTCTCTACCTGCCCGATTCCGGTACGGTCCGGCTCGGCGGCACCGATCTCGCGGAGCTGGACGGCGCCGAGCTGCGGCGCCGGCTGGTGCTCATCCCGCAGCAGGTGCACCTGGTGGCCGGGACGTTCGCCGACAACCTGGCGCTGGCCCCCGGCCGGCCCGGCCGGGACGACTTCGCCCGGGCGGCCGAGCGGCTCGGCCTCGACGGCTGGGTGGCCGGGCTGCCGGACGGTTTCGACACCGCGCTGGGCCGGCGCGGCGAACGCTTCTCGGCCGGCGAGCGCCAGCTCGTCGGGCTGATCCGGGCCGCCATGACCGACCCGGAGGTGCTGATCCTCGACGAGGCCACCGCGGACCTGGACCCAGGCACCGCGCACCGGATCGAGTCGGCGCTCGCGCGGCTGCGGGCCGGCCGTACCGTGCTGGTGATCGCACACCGGCCGTCCACCATCGAGCGGCTGCCGCGGGTCGTCCGCCTGCACGCCGGTCGCGTCGTCGCGGAGGAAAACCAGCCATGCCCATGA
- a CDS encoding ABC transporter ATP-binding protein, with the protein MTRIALLRWAVRRCARGLTASWLGGLGYQAGLIMLPWCLGRALDEGIAPGDRRALLFWAGAVLAVSVGLTAAEWSMRWWATLAAVRTGNTLLLRLAGAVLRWDAAAAHRFSAGDLVVRGTRDVEQVTVWLSAVPSLASGLLGLLAVLVVVATLDPLLAVVGLATVPLLILVNLWFPRRYERANAALSGAHGARADAVEDLLSASTAVRGLGGETVLIERHHAASTAVRDRTLALARIAAGWAASAPFVPWLATGVGVAVGGLAVLDGRFTVGGLVSFASWMTLLGRQVMMLTFRFGQTGDAWTAAGRIGAVLEAAPELVEPADPVPLPRSGALRSTGVRVDLPGRGPLRLPDLSVEPGEFVAVTGAVGTGKSTLLRLLARLADPAAGTLDYGGVDLRTAALAQVRDTITLVGQRPLLLSGTIAENLRLGRDALSDEDLRRACRTAGILGFVESLPDGLATLVGERGSSVSGGQLQRLALARGLLRGAQVLLLDDVTSAVDARTERRILDGLRGLGVTIVFATSRPAVAARADRVIELGVRDGELVTHG; encoded by the coding sequence ATGACCCGGATCGCGCTGCTCCGCTGGGCCGTACGGCGCTGCGCGCGCGGCCTGACCGCCTCCTGGCTGGGTGGCCTCGGCTACCAGGCCGGGCTGATCATGCTGCCCTGGTGCCTGGGCCGGGCGCTGGACGAGGGCATCGCCCCGGGCGACCGGCGGGCCCTGCTGTTCTGGGCCGGCGCGGTGCTGGCGGTCTCGGTGGGGCTCACCGCCGCCGAGTGGTCGATGCGCTGGTGGGCCACGCTCGCCGCGGTGCGCACCGGCAACACCCTGCTGCTGCGGCTGGCCGGCGCGGTGCTGCGCTGGGACGCCGCGGCCGCGCACCGGTTCTCCGCGGGGGACCTGGTGGTCCGCGGCACCCGGGACGTCGAACAGGTCACCGTCTGGCTCTCCGCGGTGCCGTCGCTGGCCAGCGGGTTGCTCGGGCTGCTCGCCGTGCTCGTCGTGGTGGCCACCCTGGATCCGCTGCTGGCCGTGGTCGGCCTGGCCACCGTGCCGCTGCTGATCCTGGTCAACCTGTGGTTCCCGCGCCGCTACGAGCGGGCCAACGCCGCGCTGTCCGGCGCGCACGGCGCCCGCGCCGACGCGGTGGAGGACCTGCTGTCGGCCAGCACCGCGGTCCGCGGCCTGGGCGGGGAGACCGTCCTCATCGAACGGCACCACGCGGCCAGTACGGCGGTCCGGGACCGTACCCTGGCGCTGGCCCGGATCGCCGCCGGCTGGGCGGCCAGCGCGCCGTTCGTGCCGTGGCTGGCCACCGGCGTCGGCGTCGCGGTCGGCGGCCTGGCCGTGCTGGACGGGCGGTTCACCGTCGGCGGCCTGGTGTCCTTCGCCAGCTGGATGACGCTGCTCGGCCGCCAGGTGATGATGCTGACCTTCCGGTTCGGGCAGACCGGCGACGCGTGGACCGCCGCCGGCCGGATCGGCGCCGTGCTGGAGGCCGCACCGGAGCTGGTCGAGCCGGCCGATCCGGTGCCGCTGCCCCGCTCCGGTGCGCTGCGCAGCACGGGTGTCCGGGTGGACCTGCCCGGCCGGGGGCCGCTGCGGCTGCCCGACCTGAGCGTCGAGCCGGGCGAGTTCGTGGCGGTCACGGGCGCGGTCGGCACCGGCAAGTCCACCCTGTTGCGGCTGCTGGCCCGGCTCGCCGACCCGGCCGCCGGCACGCTCGACTACGGCGGGGTGGACCTGCGTACCGCCGCGCTCGCGCAGGTCCGGGACACGATCACCCTGGTCGGGCAGCGGCCGCTGCTGCTGTCCGGCACGATCGCCGAGAACCTGCGGCTGGGCCGGGACGCGCTCTCCGACGAGGACCTGCGGCGCGCCTGCCGGACCGCCGGCATCCTCGGCTTCGTGGAGTCGCTGCCGGACGGCCTGGCCACCCTGGTCGGCGAGCGGGGCAGCTCGGTCTCCGGCGGCCAACTGCAACGCCTCGCGCTGGCCCGCGGCCTGCTGCGCGGCGCGCAGGTGCTGCTGCTGGACGACGTCACCTCGGCGGTGGACGCCCGGACCGAGCGGCGGATCCTGGACGGGCTGCGCGGCCTGGGCGTCACGATCGTCTTCGCCACCTCGCGTCCGGCGGTGGCCGCCCGCGCCGACCGGGTGATCGAGCTGGGTGTGCGCGACGGGGAGCTGGTGACCCATGGCTGA